One genomic segment of Candidatus Obscuribacterales bacterium includes these proteins:
- a CDS encoding methylenetetrahydrofolate reductase, producing the protein MSSSNGASSSLAIASRFRRAVQSGEFLITAEVMPPKGGDASRMIAMASGLKNRVHAVNVTDGSRAVLRMSSLVASALLHQQGIEPIYQVACRDRNQIALQADLMGAQALGLQNVLALTGDPIKAGDHPKAKAVFDLESVRLLKLIDQLNQGLDANEKSLPDGATHLFAGAAVDPQSGSWSGLQRRFERKLAAGAQFFQSQLISDFDRLEKFMEHIAAGSQKPVLAGIFLLKSAKNAEFINRNVPGVHIPQYLIDRLAQASNPLQEGMHIAAEQVQLARQLCQGVHMMAIKREDLIPEILDLAGIAPVSDSGSDLGSDRPCIQAPAPSS; encoded by the coding sequence ATGTCCTCATCCAATGGTGCCAGTTCCTCGTTGGCGATCGCGTCTCGCTTCCGACGCGCCGTCCAATCGGGGGAATTTCTTATTACCGCCGAGGTGATGCCGCCCAAAGGGGGCGATGCTAGCCGCATGATTGCCATGGCATCGGGGCTCAAAAACCGGGTTCATGCCGTGAATGTCACGGATGGTAGCCGTGCCGTTTTACGCATGTCGTCCCTAGTGGCCTCGGCACTGCTGCACCAACAGGGCATTGAGCCGATCTATCAGGTCGCCTGTCGCGATCGCAATCAAATTGCCCTACAAGCCGATCTGATGGGAGCCCAAGCCCTAGGGCTGCAAAACGTCCTGGCCCTCACGGGTGATCCCATCAAAGCCGGTGATCATCCTAAAGCAAAAGCCGTCTTTGATTTGGAATCCGTGCGCTTGTTGAAGCTAATTGATCAATTGAACCAAGGGCTAGACGCCAATGAGAAATCCTTGCCAGATGGTGCCACCCATCTATTTGCCGGAGCAGCGGTGGATCCCCAAAGCGGCAGTTGGTCGGGGCTGCAGCGCCGATTTGAGCGCAAGTTAGCGGCCGGGGCCCAGTTTTTTCAAAGCCAGTTGATTTCCGACTTCGATCGCCTGGAAAAATTCATGGAGCACATCGCGGCGGGCAGCCAAAAACCGGTGCTAGCCGGCATCTTTTTGCTGAAGTCGGCCAAGAATGCAGAGTTCATCAACCGCAATGTGCCTGGCGTACACATTCCCCAATACTTAATCGATCGCCTAGCCCAAGCCAGCAATCCCCTCCAAGAAGGGATGCATATTGCGGCGGAACAGGTGCAACTAGCCCGCCAGCTTTGCCAGGGTGTTCACATGATGGCGATTAAGCGCGAAGATTTAATTCCCGAGATTCTCGACCTAGCTGGCATTGCCCCGGTAAGCGACTCGGGGAGTGACTTGGGGAGCGATCGCCCCTGCATTCAGGCTCCCGCTCCCTCATCTTGA
- a CDS encoding urease subunit beta produces MAKKTSKKSAKTATPASTMIPGELIPGDGDIELNAGMPTLTVTVANSGDRPIQVGSHFHFFEVNTALQFDREATKGMRLDIPAGTAVRFEPGDERDITLIPLAGSRHVYGLNALINGPLDQVSPAKSDKKGSRKKKK; encoded by the coding sequence ATGGCTAAAAAAACATCCAAAAAGTCAGCAAAGACCGCCACTCCTGCATCTACCATGATCCCCGGTGAGTTGATTCCAGGCGACGGCGACATTGAACTGAACGCGGGGATGCCCACTCTCACCGTAACGGTGGCTAACAGCGGCGATCGCCCCATCCAAGTCGGCTCCCATTTCCATTTCTTTGAAGTGAATACCGCCCTGCAGTTTGACCGGGAAGCCACCAAGGGTATGCGCTTGGACATTCCCGCTGGCACCGCTGTCCGATTTGAGCCTGGGGATGAACGGGATATCACCCTGATTCCCCTGGCCGGTAGCCGCCACGTGTATGGTCTGAACGCTCTGATTAACGGCCCCCTCGATCAGGTTAGTCCAGCTAAGTCGGACAAAAAAGGATCCCGAAAGAAGAAAAAATAG
- the rplT gene encoding 50S ribosomal protein L20, with amino-acid sequence MVRVKRGNVARKRRKKILKLAKGFRGSHSKLFRSANQQVMKALRNAYRDRRRRKRDFRRLWITRINAAARQHGISYSQLIGQLKKADIQLNRKMLAQMAVLDPTGFAKVVEVATQGR; translated from the coding sequence ATGGTACGGGTTAAGCGCGGGAACGTTGCCCGCAAGCGTCGCAAGAAGATCTTAAAATTGGCGAAGGGCTTCCGGGGATCACACTCCAAGCTGTTCCGCTCGGCTAACCAACAGGTCATGAAGGCCCTGCGTAACGCCTACCGCGATCGTCGTCGCCGTAAGCGGGACTTTCGTCGTCTGTGGATTACCCGCATCAATGCCGCAGCGCGTCAGCATGGCATCAGCTATAGCCAGTTGATTGGTCAGCTCAAGAAAGCAGACATTCAGCTCAACCGCAAAATGTTGGCTCAAATGGCGGTTTTAGATCCCACCGGATTTGCCAAGGTTGTGGAAGTAGCCACCCAGGGTCGTTAA
- the rpmI gene encoding 50S ribosomal protein L35, with protein MPKLKSRKAAAKRFRRTGSGKIVRRKAFKNHLLQHKSPTRKSRLSKLVVVNERDAENVEMMLPYL; from the coding sequence ATGCCCAAACTCAAAAGCCGTAAAGCCGCCGCTAAACGTTTCCGCCGCACGGGCAGTGGAAAGATTGTGCGCCGTAAAGCCTTTAAGAATCACCTTCTTCAGCATAAGTCACCCACCCGCAAGAGCCGCCTCTCGAAGTTGGTGGTGGTGAATGAGCGAGATGCTGAGAACGTTGAAATGATGTTGCCCTACCTCTAA
- the ureA gene encoding urease subunit gamma — protein sequence MQLTPQEKDKLMIFTAALVAERRKDRGLKLNYPEAVALISAAILEGARDGRTVADLMSYGATLLTRDDVMEGIAEMIHEVQVEATFPDGTKLVTVHDPIR from the coding sequence ATGCAACTGACTCCCCAAGAAAAAGACAAGCTGATGATCTTCACCGCAGCCTTGGTGGCCGAGCGGCGTAAGGATCGCGGGCTGAAGCTGAATTATCCCGAAGCCGTTGCCTTGATTTCCGCCGCCATTCTAGAAGGCGCACGCGATGGTCGCACCGTGGCTGACTTGATGAGCTACGGTGCCACGCTGCTCACCCGCGACGATGTGATGGAGGGCATTGCCGAGATGATCCACGAGGTACAGGTGGAAGCCACCTTTCCCGATGGCACCAAGCTGGTGACGGTTCACGATCCGATTCGCTAA